The Thalassotalea sp. 273M-4 genome includes a region encoding these proteins:
- a CDS encoding leucine-rich repeat domain-containing protein, whose product MHNLRVYHSQLLKLLSISLLSLTLVACGDSDPKPEPEIVLPPPPPPPPKPEVIDITGGGVKGPMAMASVTVYQIDPLASDFKGAVAGEGNTNAAAQIENLSLTFPLTAPYLLEIRADEDTYDITTNQYPVIEVMRTILTSEMLDSGEQMFATPLTDLSVSLVFQNADSNIAPFTGNNDGTVTMAEVIAAMTSAQEQVKSTLGFGLESDVDLFNTPPLINASTETSEQQSSTTAYRSAVEAITAVVYEIKQLSGETEITTDDIINDLAGDLSDGVIDGFIHQQAVSSYPVAALDVLAQDPATLPIPNDPNGRTVSDVKQLIVEETATTGSTTDTSEFVASEEVVELKPAEMSPDIDGDGVLNSQDAFPEDASADSDFDNDGKPDVAYVLESGARTDVIDVARSDDDDDNDGVLDAEDRFPFDPSESTDTDLDGTGNNADTDDDNDGVLDSEDDFPLDNSRSNAVDQDNDGWPDGQDTNDNDASVPGEDFIDSDGDGQANQGGLAPDNDDDNDGVKDTDDAFPLNASESRDLDADGIGNNSDGDIDGDNIANEDDVFPYDPLASQDTDKDGIANVYDRDDDGDGIEDESELLLGTDPLKRDSDGDGVFDHIDALPLDPSERFDSDKDGIGNNRDNCPLIANTFQVNSDDDAFGDACDKDDDNDGVLDSEDDFPTDASKFDAVDADNDGWPTEQDTDDNDASVPSEDFIDTDGDGLADSGGLTPDSDDDNDGVEDINDAFSLNANEWLDSDGDGIGNNADNDDDNDNYVDVDEIAVNSDPLDASSKPNDFDGDFIADFRDNDIDNDGVVNSEDAYDFNPAESADSDGDGVGNNADAFPNDASETLDSDGDGVGNNADAFPNDATETVDTDGDGVGNNADAFPNDASETVDTDGDGVGNNADAFPNDASETLDSDGDGVGNNADAFPNDATETVDTDGDGVGNNADAFPNDATETVDTDGDGVGNNADAFPNDGSETTDSDNDGIGDNADAFPNDSSETVDSDADGVGDNADAFPNDSTETKDTDSDGVGDNADAFPDDASETVDSDADGVGDNADAFPTDASESKDTDKDGVGDNSDLDIDGDGVANDEDAFAYDKDEWSDLDGDGVGDNADLDANNPDVSVALAFTSSDLKSDYVEITLGNQSEPTIAIGYSNGQRFSFTEGVGSILRRYDEQEFSYEFSQDKLIITLIEEDVYEYNWPQYVSEAADLGIIDQVKADEFIANHGDQSFEFIMRDPAYSWQLLEDNGVTQTFLIKDLSEFHITEAWAHDLLIGDGQVGRYDFVYTQELTDVASFNVSAFSEDELIDQQWALPSSLDETSVGSFDSDVRLSSDVVTFNSDYTASSHFFSATFAWAVVDGDLVLTYPSGATVTLTRVQNQDNVDEVLVVADANGYQTSEYALITQFSETTLEPFMNKFAQSSLQLTHDQSLDDDGRLLPGREFGFRIEPSGVATRIAGAWTHQYGWSLGDLGSVELYATQHKTDGSYTNCDPEAWDCNKRRKRTWVPLKQVGDRVYVLEYAYTNYNAWKFDGSEPDWSLYIPPRVVFYEAYDLGLDQDGDGITDHNDDDIDNDGVANADDAFAFDSSEWADTDSDGIGNNSDWDIDNDGVANEDDAFSYDATEWSDLDGDGIGDNTDTDRDGDGVENAADLDPNHPDVSVALAFTSTDLKANYVQILTGNQTEPSIKIGFGSGAQYLFSDGVGEIINNSANQAMSYALVDGVLTINPDEATESVTYLNISQAAAMGIIEQTAADTFITNNGDPQYEFVARTMSYQWQLIADNADSQRFYQTTTTAYHMTDTWAHDALIGNGMVSTITDSNTLTLTDKASLSVSAFTEDELSDLMWAMPANLDEFSWQGNRRLSSDIITFNSDFSASTHFNQASISWGIVNGDLVLTYPSGGTVTMTRVQNQDNVDEVLVVSQANGYTTSTYSLVTEFTETTLDPLLNQFAQNSFSLTNDEQLDSEGRVLPEHIFGYRIENGGIATRIWNGNANLDNYKDGWDRWSWQWSDYGSVEMLATWQEFDGSYSMCNTDEYGCNPWRKRTWVPLKQVGDRVYVLEFEYWNDATWDFNATEPAWRINIPGRVVFYEVYDLGLDHDGDGITDHNDEDIDNDGVANADDAFAFDSSEWADTDSDGIGNNSDWDIDGDGVANEEDALPENADEWSDLDGDGIGDNIDTDRDGDGVENDADLDPNHPDVSVALAFTSTDLKANYVQILTGNQTEPSIKIGFGSGAQYLFSDGVGEIINNSANQAMSYALVDGVLTINPDEATESVTYLNISQAAAMGIIEQTAADTFIDNNGDPQYEFVARTMSYQWQLIADNGDSQRFYQTTTTAYHMTDTWAHDALIGNGMVSTITDSNTLTLTDKASLSVSAFTENELSDLMWAMPANLDEFSWQGNRRLSSDIITFNSDFSASTHFNQASISWGIVNGDLVLTYPSGGTVTMTRVQNQDNIDEVLVVTQANGYTTSSYSLVTEFTETTLDPLLNQFAQNSFSLTNDEQLDSEGRVLPEHIFGYRIENGGIATRIWNGNANLDNYKDGWDRWSWQWSDYGSVEMLATWQEFDGSYSMCNTDEYGCNPWRKRTWVPLKQVGDRVYVLEFEYWNDATWDFNATEPAWRINIPGRVVFYEAYDLGLDHDGDGITDHNDDDIDNDGYLNADDAFPFDDSEWVDTDFDGVGDNGDMFPNDPLEQYDSDGDGIGDNADSLSFTVFSEQPNSSWPLWDCCGGSLPTVVQDDGLHGNVGEFTIGASPTVMGFISRDWITDTPQPIDARSIVSNGVLEFEMKIVNAPFDASAVWLFKVESEYGSTAVELPLNQSLEGVDPIVGEWQRYTFKLSDLANWGLDLSAIDVIMVFPSWGQGDGAVYRLDNVRFYDPNVDHDADGITNSFDLDIDNDGYLNEDDAFPFDNSEWIDTDLDGVGDNSDMFANNPNEQYDSDGDGVGDNSDHFPYNPNLTVGTELSTLSFVDQNLSICISNVGVIYAEDIESLDCSFSEISDLSGVEHLTSLKHIDLTYNESLIDFSPLALIIGFESLEAYSTGFNNDAFAAFSGHQSIRRFVIDNPSLTDISAAATMPNLEELFLWTDQIYDLSPLVDLNKFKSLLIWTHQLQDFNQLGLLNLESLYLYGDLTPEQSNVFSSINTLKFVEFKYTSSINNDVLNKVVHNNAQLSTLSISEMAITDLSVLFVDGMYWNPLSVPLTDIYIDNLPVTGQTELEQQVQALRDHGVNVVGELAYGSLLVDAIDNIFDPVLKQCLIDSTNGYLVTGQVKFLWCRDQNIASLTGIEWFESLENVNLGNTFITDISPLAALSNLVSLSLANTQVRDLSPLMNNNSLDTLWVHSLPLEDPSQVDTFASIVYGSVKQDLISNVVINDPGLLQCFLDHSAGLTYVAQLHTLSCTSNYDIADLSDITQLYGLDTFYLQGENHSVNDFQPIIALPQLSNLMINHILGFDDSKLAVVAATPILSSLELFGLNINDVSALGNAQHLSGLWLYGTGKVDLSSLSSLQSLHSLGIDSSQLDSPDVNVDAQDLLELTHLKELQIQGSLASAEPTDTDLKDVIIQLSQLDSLSIVSADVDNMMMNDISTNLSELYSLALHGTQVSDLSAITSLTNLQYLNISNSGLITDLAPVITLRQNQDLEAANDAWYPTLHTLEMYDVNAVDPMQVTSLQELGVVVNQ is encoded by the coding sequence ATGCATAACCTTCGTGTTTATCACTCCCAACTTTTAAAACTGCTATCAATAAGTCTTTTATCTCTGACTTTAGTAGCATGTGGTGACTCAGATCCGAAACCTGAGCCCGAAATAGTACTCCCACCACCACCACCGCCACCACCTAAGCCTGAGGTTATTGACATTACTGGTGGCGGTGTCAAAGGCCCGATGGCTATGGCAAGTGTTACCGTTTATCAAATAGACCCGCTCGCCAGTGACTTTAAAGGCGCTGTTGCTGGGGAAGGTAATACCAACGCGGCGGCACAAATTGAGAACTTATCCTTAACGTTCCCTTTGACTGCGCCTTATTTGCTTGAAATAAGAGCAGATGAAGATACCTATGACATTACCACCAATCAATACCCAGTTATTGAGGTCATGCGCACCATTTTAACCTCTGAGATGTTAGACAGTGGCGAGCAAATGTTTGCAACCCCGCTGACTGACTTATCTGTTTCTTTGGTTTTTCAAAATGCCGACTCAAACATCGCGCCATTTACCGGTAACAATGATGGCACAGTGACCATGGCCGAAGTTATCGCCGCGATGACCAGTGCGCAAGAGCAGGTTAAGTCGACACTTGGGTTTGGTCTTGAAAGTGATGTGGACTTATTTAATACCCCACCGCTGATCAATGCGTCTACCGAAACAAGTGAACAGCAAAGCTCGACAACGGCGTACCGAAGCGCTGTTGAAGCGATCACTGCTGTGGTATATGAAATTAAGCAATTAAGTGGTGAAACAGAAATCACTACCGACGATATTATTAACGATCTTGCTGGCGATTTATCAGATGGGGTTATTGATGGTTTTATTCATCAGCAAGCTGTTAGCAGCTATCCGGTAGCGGCGTTGGATGTACTAGCTCAAGATCCAGCCACCTTGCCTATTCCAAATGATCCAAACGGTCGCACCGTAAGCGATGTTAAACAACTTATCGTAGAAGAAACGGCGACAACAGGTAGCACAACAGATACCAGTGAATTTGTAGCCAGTGAAGAAGTTGTTGAGCTTAAACCCGCTGAAATGTCACCAGACATTGACGGTGACGGCGTTTTAAACTCTCAAGATGCGTTTCCTGAAGATGCCTCTGCCGACAGCGATTTTGATAACGACGGAAAACCCGATGTAGCTTACGTTTTAGAATCTGGTGCGCGTACTGATGTCATCGATGTCGCTCGCTCTGATGACGATGATGATAATGATGGCGTACTTGATGCAGAAGACCGCTTTCCTTTTGATCCAAGTGAAAGCACAGATACCGATTTAGATGGCACGGGTAACAATGCCGATACCGACGATGATAACGACGGTGTGTTAGATAGCGAAGACGATTTTCCACTTGATAACAGTCGTTCAAATGCTGTCGATCAAGATAATGACGGTTGGCCAGATGGTCAAGATACAAATGATAATGATGCCAGTGTCCCAGGTGAAGATTTTATTGATAGCGATGGTGATGGTCAGGCAAACCAAGGTGGTTTAGCACCAGATAATGACGATGACAATGATGGTGTTAAAGATACAGACGATGCCTTCCCATTAAATGCCAGTGAATCACGAGATTTAGATGCTGATGGCATTGGTAATAATTCTGATGGTGATATTGACGGTGATAACATCGCCAATGAAGATGATGTATTCCCGTATGATCCGCTCGCATCACAAGATACCGATAAAGATGGTATTGCCAACGTTTATGATAGAGATGATGATGGCGATGGCATTGAAGATGAATCGGAACTGCTATTAGGTACAGACCCTCTTAAAAGAGATTCCGACGGTGATGGTGTATTTGATCATATAGATGCTTTACCTCTTGATCCAAGTGAGCGCTTTGACTCAGATAAAGATGGTATAGGTAATAACCGTGATAATTGCCCTCTTATTGCGAACACGTTCCAAGTTAACTCAGATGATGATGCTTTTGGTGACGCTTGTGATAAAGATGATGATAATGATGGTGTATTAGATTCTGAAGACGACTTTCCAACGGATGCCAGTAAGTTTGATGCGGTCGACGCGGATAATGATGGTTGGCCAACCGAACAAGACACTGATGATAATGATGCCAGTGTTCCAAGCGAAGATTTTATCGATACCGACGGTGATGGTTTAGCCGATTCCGGTGGTTTAACGCCTGATAGCGATGATGACAATGATGGTGTTGAAGATATTAATGATGCGTTTAGCTTAAATGCCAATGAATGGCTTGATAGTGACGGTGATGGTATTGGTAACAATGCCGATAATGACGATGATAATGACAATTACGTTGATGTCGATGAAATCGCTGTAAACTCAGACCCACTAGATGCCAGCAGTAAACCAAACGACTTTGATGGCGACTTTATTGCTGACTTTAGAGATAACGATATCGATAATGATGGCGTTGTAAACTCAGAAGATGCTTATGATTTTAACCCAGCAGAGTCTGCCGATAGTGACGGCGATGGCGTTGGCAATAATGCCGATGCGTTCCCTAATGATGCCTCAGAAACGCTAGATAGCGACGGCGATGGCGTTGGTAATAATGCCGATGCATTCCCTAATGATGCTACTGAAACCGTCGATACAGATGGCGATGGCGTTGGCAATAATGCCGATGCATTCCCGAATGATGCCTCAGAAACCGTTGATACAGATGGCGATGGCGTTGGCAACAACGCGGATGCGTTCCCTAATGACGCCTCAGAAACGCTAGATAGCGATGGCGATGGCGTTGGTAATAACGCGGATGCATTTCCAAATGATGCTACTGAAACCGTAGATACAGATGGCGATGGCGTTGGCAATAATGCCGATGCGTTCCCTAATGATGCAACTGAAACTGTCGATACGGATGGCGATGGTGTGGGTAATAATGCCGATGCGTTCCCAAATGACGGTTCTGAAACAACCGATTCTGATAATGACGGTATTGGTGATAACGCGGATGCGTTCCCTAATGACTCATCAGAAACCGTGGATAGCGATGCAGACGGTGTTGGTGATAACGCTGATGCTTTTCCTAACGATTCTACTGAAACAAAGGACACTGACTCTGATGGTGTAGGTGATAATGCCGATGCTTTCCCAGATGATGCATCAGAAACCGTGGATAGCGATGCAGACGGTGTTGGCGATAACGCTGATGCGTTCCCAACTGATGCTTCAGAAAGTAAAGATACCGATAAAGATGGTGTCGGTGATAACAGTGATTTGGACATTGATGGTGACGGTGTCGCTAACGATGAAGACGCCTTTGCCTATGATAAAGACGAATGGTCTGATTTAGATGGTGATGGCGTTGGTGATAATGCCGATTTAGATGCGAATAATCCAGACGTGTCAGTGGCATTAGCTTTTACCAGTAGCGATTTAAAATCTGATTATGTTGAAATCACTCTTGGTAATCAAAGCGAGCCAACCATTGCTATAGGTTACTCTAATGGTCAGCGTTTTAGCTTTACTGAAGGAGTAGGAAGTATCCTCAGGCGCTATGATGAGCAGGAGTTTAGCTATGAATTTAGTCAAGACAAGCTGATCATTACACTAATTGAAGAAGACGTATACGAATATAATTGGCCTCAATATGTCAGTGAAGCAGCTGATTTAGGTATTATTGACCAAGTTAAAGCAGATGAATTTATCGCGAACCATGGCGATCAATCATTTGAGTTTATCATGCGCGATCCTGCTTATTCGTGGCAGTTGCTAGAAGACAATGGTGTTACACAAACATTCCTTATTAAAGATTTGTCGGAGTTTCACATCACAGAGGCGTGGGCTCATGATCTTTTAATTGGTGATGGTCAAGTGGGTCGTTATGATTTTGTCTATACCCAAGAGTTAACAGATGTTGCTAGTTTTAATGTTTCAGCATTTAGTGAAGATGAGCTTATTGACCAGCAGTGGGCGCTACCATCATCCCTAGATGAAACTAGTGTCGGAAGCTTCGATAGCGATGTTCGTTTAAGTTCAGATGTCGTTACGTTTAACAGCGATTATACCGCAAGTTCGCACTTTTTCTCTGCAACCTTTGCTTGGGCTGTGGTTGATGGTGATTTAGTTTTAACCTACCCATCTGGCGCTACGGTGACTCTAACTCGGGTTCAAAATCAGGATAACGTCGATGAAGTGCTAGTGGTTGCCGATGCCAATGGCTATCAAACCAGTGAATATGCACTAATAACTCAGTTTTCTGAAACGACGTTAGAGCCATTCATGAATAAGTTTGCTCAAAGCAGTTTGCAATTAACGCATGATCAATCTCTTGATGACGATGGGCGTTTATTACCAGGAAGAGAGTTTGGTTTTCGTATTGAACCTAGTGGAGTCGCAACTCGCATCGCCGGTGCATGGACACATCAATACGGATGGTCATTGGGTGACTTGGGTTCAGTAGAGCTGTATGCAACACAACATAAAACCGACGGAAGTTATACCAATTGTGATCCAGAAGCTTGGGATTGTAATAAAAGACGTAAGCGTACTTGGGTACCTCTTAAGCAAGTTGGCGATCGCGTTTACGTACTGGAATATGCGTATACAAATTATAATGCTTGGAAGTTTGATGGCTCAGAGCCTGATTGGAGTTTGTATATTCCTCCTCGCGTGGTGTTCTATGAAGCATACGATTTAGGCCTTGATCAAGACGGCGATGGTATAACCGACCATAATGATGATGACATCGATAACGATGGCGTTGCCAATGCTGATGATGCATTTGCATTTGATAGCTCAGAGTGGGCTGATACAGATAGCGATGGTATTGGTAATAACAGCGATTGGGATATCGACAACGATGGTGTTGCCAATGAAGACGATGCTTTTTCTTATGATGCCACAGAATGGTCAGACTTAGATGGCGATGGTATTGGCGATAACACCGATACCGACCGTGATGGTGATGGGGTTGAAAACGCTGCTGATTTAGACCCAAATCACCCTGATGTGTCAGTAGCATTAGCCTTTACCAGCACGGATTTAAAAGCGAACTACGTACAAATCCTAACGGGTAATCAAACCGAACCAAGTATTAAAATAGGTTTTGGTAGTGGTGCGCAATACTTATTTAGCGATGGTGTCGGGGAGATCATTAATAATTCTGCTAATCAAGCGATGAGCTACGCGCTTGTTGATGGTGTTTTAACGATCAACCCTGATGAAGCGACAGAGTCGGTAACTTATCTAAACATCAGCCAAGCGGCAGCGATGGGGATTATTGAACAAACCGCGGCCGATACGTTTATTACCAATAATGGTGATCCGCAATATGAATTTGTTGCCCGTACTATGTCATATCAATGGCAGTTAATTGCCGATAATGCTGATAGTCAACGTTTTTACCAAACTACGACCACTGCTTATCATATGACAGATACATGGGCTCATGACGCTTTAATTGGTAATGGTATGGTGAGCACCATTACAGATTCGAACACTCTTACCTTAACAGATAAAGCTAGTCTTAGCGTAAGTGCCTTTACCGAAGATGAATTAAGCGACTTGATGTGGGCTATGCCGGCGAATTTAGACGAGTTTTCTTGGCAAGGTAATAGACGGTTAAGCTCAGATATAATCACGTTCAATAGTGATTTCAGTGCGAGCACGCATTTTAATCAAGCCAGCATAAGTTGGGGTATTGTAAATGGTGATCTTGTACTTACTTACCCATCGGGTGGTACGGTCACTATGACGAGGGTACAAAATCAAGATAACGTTGATGAAGTGTTAGTGGTTTCACAAGCCAATGGTTATACAACCAGCACTTATTCGTTGGTAACCGAATTCACCGAAACGACGCTAGATCCATTGTTAAATCAGTTTGCCCAAAACAGTTTCTCATTAACCAATGATGAGCAACTCGATTCAGAAGGGCGTGTATTGCCAGAACATATATTTGGCTACCGGATTGAAAATGGTGGGATCGCAACCCGTATTTGGAATGGTAATGCCAACTTAGACAACTACAAAGACGGCTGGGATCGTTGGTCATGGCAATGGAGCGATTACGGCTCAGTAGAAATGCTAGCAACCTGGCAAGAGTTTGACGGTAGTTACAGTATGTGTAATACCGACGAATATGGTTGTAATCCATGGCGTAAGCGTACTTGGGTACCATTAAAACAAGTTGGTGATCGTGTCTATGTGCTCGAATTTGAGTATTGGAATGATGCAACTTGGGACTTTAATGCAACGGAGCCAGCATGGCGTATCAATATTCCAGGTCGAGTGGTGTTCTATGAGGTTTATGATTTAGGCCTTGATCATGACGGTGATGGCATCACCGACCATAATGATGAAGACATTGATAACGATGGCGTTGCCAATGCTGATGATGCGTTTGCTTTTGATAGCTCAGAGTGGGCTGATACAGATAGCGATGGTATTGGTAATAACAGCGATTGGGATATCGACGGCGATGGTGTAGCTAACGAAGAAGATGCACTTCCTGAAAATGCTGATGAATGGTCAGACTTAGATGGCGATGGTATTGGCGATAACATCGATACCGATCGCGATGGTGATGGGGTTGAAAACGATGCTGATTTAGACCCAAATCACCCTGATGTGTCAGTAGCATTAGCCTTTACCAGCACGGATTTAAAAGCGAACTACGTACAAATCCTAACGGGTAATCAAACCGAACCAAGTATTAAAATAGGTTTTGGTAGTGGTGCGCAATACTTATTTAGCGATGGTGTCGGTGAGATCATTAATAATTCTGCTAATCAAGCGATGAGCTACGCGCTTGTTGATGGTGTTTTAACGATCAACCCTGATGAAGCGACAGAGTCGGTAACTTATCTAAACATCAGCCAAGCGGCAGCGATGGGGATTATTGAACAAACCGCAGCCGATACCTTTATTGACAATAATGGTGATCCGCAATATGAATTTGTTGCCCGTACTATGTCATATCAATGGCAGTTAATTGCCGATAATGGTGATAGTCAACGTTTTTACCAAACAACGACCACTGCTTATCATATGACAGATACATGGGCTCATGACGCTTTAATTGGTAATGGTATGGTGAGTACCATTACAGATTCAAACACTCTTACCTTAACAGATAAAGCTAGTCTTAGCGTAAGTGCCTTTACCGAAAATGAATTAAGCGACTTGATGTGGGCAATGCCGGCGAATTTAGACGAGTTTTCATGGCAAGGTAATAGACGGTTAAGCTCAGATATAATCACGTTCAATAGTGATTTCAGTGCGAGCACACATTTCAATCAAGCCAGCATAAGTTGGGGTATTGTAAATGGTGATCTTGTACTTACTTACCCATCGGGTGGTACGGTTACTATGACGAGGGTGCAAAACCAAGATAACATTGATGAAGTGTTAGTGGTTACACAAGCCAATGGTTATACAACCAGCTCTTATTCGTTGGTAACCGAATTCACCGAAACGACGCTAGATCCATTGTTAAATCAGTTTGCCCAAAACAGTTTCTCATTAACCAATGATGAGCAACTCGATTCAGAAGGGCGTGTATTGCCAGAACATATATTTGGCTACCGGATTGAAAATGGTGGGATCGCAACCCGTATTTGGAATGGTAATGCCAACTTAGACAACTACAAAGACGGCTGGGATCGTTGGTCATGGCAATGGAGCGATTACGGCTCAGTAGAAATGCTAGCAACCTGGCAAGAGTTTGACGGTAGTTACAGTATGTGTAATACCGACGAATATGGTTGTAATCCATGGCGTAAGCGTACTTGGGTACCATTAAAACAAGTTGGTGATCGTGTCTATGTGCTCGAATTTGAGTATTGGAATGATGCAACTTGGGACTTTAATGCAACGGAGCCAGCATGGCGTATCAATATTCCAGGTCGAGTGGTGTTCTATGAGGCATACGATTTAGGCCTTGATCATGACGGTGATGGCATCACCGACCATAATGACGACGATATTGATAATGATGGTTATTTAAACGCTGATGATGCCTTCCCATTCGATGATAGTGAATGGGTTGATACGGACTTTGATGGGGTGGGTGATAACGGTGATATGTTCCCTAATGATCCACTTGAGCAATATGACTCAGATGGGGATGGTATTGGTGATAATGCGGATTCACTTTCATTCACCGTTTTTTCTGAACAACCAAACTCAAGTTGGCCTTTATGGGATTGCTGCGGTGGTTCGCTGCCAACGGTGGTTCAAGATGATGGGCTTCACGGTAATGTGGGAGAGTTTACAATTGGAGCTTCACCAACCGTAATGGGCTTTATCTCTCGTGACTGGATAACCGATACGCCACAGCCTATCGATGCAAGATCTATTGTCTCTAATGGTGTACTTGAATTTGAAATGAAAATTGTTAATGCACCATTTGATGCATCTGCTGTTTGGTTATTCAAAGTCGAGTCAGAATATGGATCAACTGCTGTTGAGCTACCACTTAATCAAAGCCTTGAAGGTGTAGACCCTATTGTTGGTGAATGGCAAAGATACACCTTTAAGTTATCAGATTTAGCGAATTGGGGCCTAGATCTCAGTGCCATTGATGTCATCATGGTCTTCCCTTCTTGGGGACAAGGTGATGGTGCTGTATATCGCTTAGATAACGTGAGGTTTTATGATCCGAACGTTGATCATGATGCAGATGGTATCACAAATAGCTTTGATCTCGACATTGACAACGATGGTTACTTAAATGAAGACGATGCTTTCCCATTTGATAATAGCGAATGGATTGATACCGACTTGGACGGTGTGGGTGATAACAGTGATATGTTTGCCAATAATCCAAATGAGCAATACGACTCAGACGGTGATGGCGTTGGAGATAATAGCGACCACTTCCCTTACAATCCTAACTTAACAGTAGGTACCGAATTGTCGACACTAAGCTTTGTTGATCAAAACCTTTCGATCTGCATTAGCAATGTTGGAGTAATTTATGCTGAGGACATTGAAAGCTTAGACTGTTCATTCTCTGAAATTAGCGATTTAAGCGGAGTTGAACATTTGACCAGTCTTAAGCATATCGATTTAACGTATAATGAGTCTTTGATTGACTTTTCACCTCTTGCACTAATCATAGGCTTTGAAAGTTTAGAAGCTTATTCTACTGGCTTTAATAATGATGCTTTTGCAGCTTTTAGTGGCCATCAGAGTATTCGTCGATTTGTCATCGATAATCCAAGTTTAACCGACATCAGCGCTGCCGCCACGATGCCTAACTTGGAAGAGCTGTTTTTATGGACGGATCAAATTTATGACTTAAGCCCGCTAGTTGATTTAAATAAGTTTAAATCATTGCTTATCTGGACTCATCAACTGCAGGATTTTAATCAACTGGGTTTATTAAACCTAGAATCATTATATTTATATGGTGATTTAACGCCTGAGCAGTCAAATGTGTTCTCTTCTATTAATACGCTTAAATTTGTAGAGTTTAAATATACCAGCTCTATTAACAATGATGTGTTAAATAAAGTGGTTCACAATAACGCTCAGTTAAGCACCTTGTCTATTAGTGAGATGGCTATTACAGATTTATCAGTATTGTTTGTTGATGGTATGTATTGGAACCCATTATCGGTTCCCTTAACCGATATTTACATTGACAACCTACCAGTGACTGGCCAAACCGAGCTAGAGCAACAGGTACAGGCATTACGAGATCATGGTGTAAATGTTGTTGGTGAATTAGCCTATGGAAGCTTATTGGTGGATGCTATTGATAATATTTTTGATCCTGTACTGAAACAGTGCTTAATTGATTCCACCAATGGATATTTGGTTACTGGCCAAGTTAAATTTTTGTGGTGTCGTGACCAAAATATTGCAAGTTTGACAGGTATCGAATGGTTTGAAAGTCTAGAAAATGTCAACTTGGGAAATACTTTCATAACAGATATTTCGCCATTAGCGGCTTTATCGAATTTGGTAAGTTTAAGTCTTGCTAATACGCAAGTGCGAGACTTAAGCCCACTAATGAATAACAACAGTCTTGATACGTTATGGGTTCATAGTTTGCCACTTGAAGATCCTAGCCAAGTTGATACTTTTGCAAGTATTGTTTATGGGTCGGTAAAACAAGACTTAATATCTAATGTGGTGATTAACGACCCAGGATTATTGCAGTGTTTTCTTGACCACAGTGCCGGTTTAACCTATGTCGCACAGCTTCATACTTTAAGCTGTACAAGTAACTATGATATAGCTGATTTATCTGATATTACTCAGCTTTATGGTTTAGATACGTTTTATCTGCAAGGAGAAAATCATAGCGTAAATGATTTTCAACCAATAATCGCTTTACCACAATTATCAAATCTGATGATAAATCATATCTTAGGATTTGATGACAGCAAGTTAGCTGTTGTTGCAGCTACCCCAATTTTGAGCTCGTTAGAACTATTTGGTCTGAATATTAATGATGTATCGGCTTTAGGTAATGCGCAACACTTAAGTGGCTTGTGGCTTTACGGTACGGGTAAAGTAGATCTTTCATCGTTATCCTCACTTCAGTCTTTGCATAGTTTGGGGATCGATTCAAGTCAACTCGATAGCCCAGATGTTAATGTTGATGCACAGGATTTGCTTGAGTTAACCCATTTAAAAGAGCTTCAAATTCAAGGTTCTCTTGCAAGCGCAGAACCAACTGATACTGATTTAAAAGATGTAATAATCCAATTATCGCAGTTAGATAGCTTATCTATAGTAAGTGCAGATGTTGATAATATGATGATGAATGATATTTCAACGAACTTGTCAGAGCTTTATTCTCTAGCTTTACACGGAACTCAAGTTAGTGATTTATCAGCCATTACGTCGCTAACAAATCTACAGTATTTAAATATCAGTAATTCTGGCTTAATCACCGATTTAGCCCCTGTAATAACATTACGTCAAAATCAAGATCTTGAAGCTGCTAACGATGCGTGGTACCCAACATTACATACTTTAGAAATGTATGATGTAAATGCTGTTGATCCGATGCAGGTGACGTCCTTACAAGAGCTAGGCGTTGTAGTTAATCAATAA